Proteins from a single region of Chloroherpeton thalassium ATCC 35110:
- the pssA gene encoding CDP-diacylglycerol--serine O-phosphatidyltransferase yields MTEKNRPAEQPHQPKYAPHDAPRTTKRKFKMRKVQIPRVPPSAVPSAFTVMNMACGYVAIVMASQDSFTAAGWFIIFAAIFDTLDGFVARLTNASSEFGVELDSLSDLVSFGAAPSFLAYKFGLNEYGVGVGLGLSSLLMIGSGLRLARFNVQLVGFSKDYFSGLPTPSQAMTLATFVMWAHNEQVFFAPHLHVVLAVLTVLLAGLMVSKVRYDTLPKFRPDDFRSSPVKMSLYIISFICILIFQAKAFFIAMMMYILFGLIRSIYHFFSEETDIASENATTHNM; encoded by the coding sequence ATGACCGAAAAAAATAGACCGGCTGAACAGCCTCATCAACCGAAATACGCGCCGCACGACGCACCCCGAACGACCAAGCGAAAGTTTAAAATGCGCAAAGTACAAATTCCGCGAGTGCCTCCTTCGGCTGTTCCATCTGCCTTTACGGTCATGAACATGGCTTGCGGCTATGTGGCCATTGTTATGGCCAGCCAAGACAGTTTTACCGCGGCTGGCTGGTTTATTATTTTTGCTGCCATTTTTGATACGCTTGACGGCTTTGTTGCTCGCCTCACCAATGCCTCATCTGAATTTGGTGTTGAATTGGATTCGCTCTCCGACCTGGTTTCTTTTGGCGCTGCGCCCTCTTTTCTTGCTTACAAATTCGGCCTGAACGAATACGGCGTTGGCGTTGGGCTGGGGCTAAGCTCGCTCTTGATGATCGGCAGCGGCCTACGATTAGCACGATTTAATGTCCAATTGGTTGGTTTTTCAAAGGATTACTTTTCGGGCTTGCCTACGCCTTCGCAGGCCATGACGCTTGCCACGTTTGTCATGTGGGCGCATAACGAACAGGTGTTTTTTGCGCCGCATCTTCATGTGGTTTTGGCTGTTCTCACGGTGCTCTTGGCAGGTTTGATGGTTAGCAAAGTGCGCTACGATACGCTGCCCAAATTTAGGCCCGACGATTTTCGCTCGTCGCCGGTTAAAATGTCATTATACATCATCTCGTTTATTTGCATTCTGATCTTTCAAGCCAAGGCATTTTTCATTGCCATGATGATGTACATACTTTTCGGATTAATTCGCTCGATTTATCATTTTTTCAGTGAAGAAACAGATATCGCTTCCGAAAATGCAACAACCCATAACATGTAA
- the purS gene encoding phosphoribosylformylglycinamidine synthase subunit PurS, giving the protein MAFNAKIRVTLRKSILDVQGKAVHQALGNLGYNDIDSVRIGKYIEVHINEEDIEKAKKITDDICHKLLSNPVMEDYSYDLETI; this is encoded by the coding sequence ATGGCTTTTAACGCAAAAATCAGAGTAACGCTGCGCAAATCAATCCTTGATGTGCAAGGCAAAGCGGTGCATCAAGCACTTGGAAATCTTGGTTACAACGACATCGATTCTGTTAGAATCGGCAAATACATTGAAGTTCATATCAATGAAGAAGACATCGAAAAAGCGAAAAAAATAACGGATGACATTTGCCATAAATTGCTTTCAAATCCAGTTATGGAAGATTATAGCTACGATCTTGAAACGATCTAA
- the purQ gene encoding phosphoribosylformylglycinamidine synthase subunit PurQ, which produces MAKTKFGIVVFPGSNCDHDTEYVCNAFPNAEAKLIWHQESDLQGADVIVLPGGFSYGDYLRAGAIAKFSPVMQEVIRFAGEGRPVIGICNGFQVLLESGLLEGAMMHNKSRRFICKFVYLKVANNQTLFTSKYEKDAVVRIPIAHGEGNFFASEATLSRLQENEQIVFQYCDKAGQLSEAANPNGSCLNIAGIVNEKRNVLGMMPHPERASDAMLGSTDGSKVFESILNNFVEAV; this is translated from the coding sequence ATGGCAAAAACAAAATTCGGTATTGTCGTTTTTCCAGGTTCTAATTGCGATCACGATACAGAATATGTGTGTAACGCTTTTCCAAATGCTGAAGCGAAATTGATTTGGCACCAGGAAAGCGATTTACAAGGTGCTGATGTGATCGTTTTGCCAGGCGGATTTTCCTATGGCGATTATCTTCGTGCGGGCGCTATCGCGAAGTTTTCTCCTGTGATGCAAGAAGTAATTCGGTTTGCAGGCGAAGGCCGACCTGTTATTGGCATTTGCAATGGGTTTCAGGTGCTTTTGGAAAGCGGCTTGCTCGAAGGCGCTATGATGCACAACAAAAGCCGTCGGTTTATCTGCAAATTTGTATACCTGAAAGTCGCAAACAATCAAACGCTTTTTACCAGCAAATACGAGAAAGACGCCGTCGTGCGGATTCCCATTGCACACGGCGAGGGCAATTTCTTTGCGTCGGAGGCAACGCTAAGCCGGTTGCAGGAAAATGAGCAGATTGTATTTCAATATTGCGACAAAGCGGGACAGCTCAGCGAGGCGGCCAACCCGAACGGCTCGTGCCTCAATATCGCTGGAATTGTCAATGAAAAAAGAAACGTGCTCGGCATGATGCCGCACCCCGAACGCGCTTCGGATGCGATGCTGGGCTCAACAGATGGAAGCAAAGTTTTTGAGTCCATTTTAAATAATTTTGTTGAAGCCGTTTAA